In a genomic window of Tissierella sp. Yu-01:
- the citF gene encoding citrate lyase subunit alpha has product MVKNGVGRDIPEYIEGIGELKPYVSPFNLEPKGNKAGPKLKKPLPHKSKLIKSLEDAIRATGLKDGMTISFHHHFRSGDYIVNMVVDAIAKLGIKDLRIAASSLSSVHGPLIEHIKNGVITRIETSGLRDPLGTEISKGIMEYPVIIRSHGGRARAIESGEVKIDVAFLGVPACDEYGNANGYSGKSACGSLGYAMVDARYADQVVLITDNLVEYPCLPASINQTQVDYVVEVEEIGNPKGIVSGAIKGTNNPRDILIAENAVKAILASGYFKNGFSYQTGAAGASLAVTSILREHMKEQNIVGSFGLGGITSQLVQLLEEGLFKGLLDTQCFDLVAAESLGKNPEHFEIDASFYANPHNSGPAVNKLDIVMLGALEVDTDFNVNVITGSDGVISQASGGHSDTAAGSKMSVILAPLIRSRLPIIVDKVTTVVTPGETIDVVVTDYGIAVNPLRQDLIDNFKKANLPIYTINELQKMAEKLSGKPEPLEFDEKVVGIVQYRDGTVIDVIRQVK; this is encoded by the coding sequence TTGGTTAAGAATGGAGTAGGAAGAGATATACCAGAGTATATTGAAGGTATTGGAGAGCTCAAGCCTTATGTAAGTCCATTTAATCTTGAGCCAAAGGGAAACAAAGCTGGACCTAAATTAAAAAAACCATTACCTCATAAGAGTAAATTAATAAAGAGTTTAGAAGATGCCATAAGAGCAACTGGCTTAAAAGATGGAATGACCATTTCATTTCACCATCACTTTAGAAGTGGTGACTATATAGTGAATATGGTTGTAGATGCAATTGCTAAACTAGGAATTAAGGACTTAAGAATAGCTGCAAGTTCCTTATCATCTGTTCATGGTCCGCTGATTGAACATATAAAAAATGGAGTAATTACAAGAATTGAAACCAGTGGATTAAGAGATCCATTAGGAACTGAAATTTCAAAAGGAATTATGGAGTACCCAGTCATCATAAGATCTCATGGTGGCAGAGCTAGAGCGATTGAATCTGGGGAAGTGAAAATTGATGTAGCATTTTTAGGAGTCCCAGCTTGCGATGAATATGGTAATGCCAATGGATATTCGGGAAAATCAGCATGTGGTTCTTTAGGTTATGCAATGGTTGATGCAAGATATGCAGATCAGGTTGTACTTATTACAGATAATTTAGTTGAGTACCCATGTCTTCCAGCCAGTATCAATCAAACCCAAGTAGACTATGTAGTAGAGGTAGAGGAGATAGGAAATCCAAAGGGAATTGTATCTGGGGCTATAAAAGGCACTAATAATCCAAGGGATATTTTAATTGCAGAAAATGCAGTGAAGGCCATACTTGCTTCAGGGTATTTCAAAAATGGATTCTCATATCAAACAGGTGCTGCAGGTGCATCTTTAGCCGTTACATCCATATTAAGAGAACATATGAAAGAACAAAATATTGTGGGAAGTTTTGGTCTTGGAGGTATTACATCCCAATTAGTGCAACTATTAGAAGAAGGACTATTTAAGGGATTACTTGATACACAATGCTTTGACTTAGTTGCGGCTGAATCATTAGGGAAAAATCCAGAACATTTTGAGATAGATGCGTCCTTCTATGCTAATCCACATAATTCAGGACCTGCAGTAAATAAGTTAGATATTGTAATGCTTGGGGCATTAGAAGTAGATACGGATTTCAATGTAAATGTTATAACTGGCTCAGATGGAGTTATTAGTCAGGCATCTGGAGGACATTCAGATACTGCTGCAGGATCAAAGATGTCAGTGATACTTGCTCCACTTATTCGAAGTAGACTTCCAATTATTGTTGATAAGGTAACAACAGTAGTTACTCCAGGTGAGACTATTGATGTTGTTGTTACAGATTATGGAATAGCTGTTAATCCTTTAAGACAGGATTTGATTGATAATTTTAAAAAAGCTAATTTACCTATATATACAATTAATGAATTACAAAAAATGGCGGAAAAACTATCAGGTAAACCTGAACCTTTAGAGTTTGATGAAAAAGTAGTTGGTATAGTTCAATATAGAGATGGAACTGTTATTGACGTTATAAGACAAGTGAAATAA
- the citE gene encoding citrate (pro-3S)-lyase subunit beta — MSRLRRTMMFIPGNNPAMITDGHLYGSDSIMFDLEDATSLKEKDSARFLVYNALKTINYGNTETVVRINGLDTPYGRHDIKAMVRARVNVIRLPKTDSPEDVIEVDNLITEEEEKSGIEAGTIKMMAAIESPLGIINAYKIATASKRLVAIALGAEDFVTNMKTKRYDSGLELFAARSQILMAARAAGIYALDTVYSDIGNHEGFLEEVRLIKQLGFDGKSVIHPRQIAPIHKEYAPTEKEIKHAIRVVRGIKEAESRGSGVISVDGKMVDGPIVDRAYRVIELAKAAGVYKEGDLIG, encoded by the coding sequence ATGTCTAGACTAAGAAGAACTATGATGTTTATACCTGGAAATAATCCTGCTATGATAACAGATGGACACCTTTATGGATCTGACTCAATAATGTTTGATTTAGAAGATGCAACTTCATTAAAGGAAAAGGATTCAGCCAGATTTCTAGTATATAATGCTTTAAAAACGATTAATTATGGAAATACAGAAACAGTAGTTAGGATAAATGGACTTGATACTCCTTATGGAAGGCATGACATAAAAGCTATGGTAAGGGCAAGAGTAAATGTAATTAGACTTCCGAAAACAGATAGCCCAGAGGATGTAATCGAGGTAGATAATCTAATAACTGAAGAAGAAGAGAAAAGTGGTATAGAAGCTGGTACTATTAAGATGATGGCTGCAATTGAAAGTCCTCTTGGAATAATAAATGCATATAAAATTGCAACAGCTAGTAAAAGACTAGTTGCTATTGCGTTAGGTGCAGAGGATTTTGTCACTAATATGAAAACAAAGAGATATGATTCTGGTTTAGAGCTATTTGCAGCAAGAAGTCAGATTTTAATGGCAGCAAGAGCTGCTGGAATATATGCTCTAGATACAGTTTACTCAGATATAGGAAATCATGAAGGATTTTTAGAAGAAGTAAGATTAATAAAACAATTAGGATTTGATGGCAAGTCAGTTATACATCCAAGACAAATTGCACCTATCCATAAGGAATATGCCCCAACAGAAAAGGAAATAAAACATGCAATAAGAGTAGTGCGCGGAATTAAGGAAGCTGAAAGTAGAGGCTCAGGAGTAATATCAGTAGATGGAAAGATGGTAGATGGACCAATAGTTGATAGGGCATATAGAGTTATAGAACTAGCTAAGGCCGCAGGAGTATACAAGGAGGGAGATCTAATTGGTTAA
- the citD gene encoding citrate lyase acyl carrier protein has protein sequence MEIKKTGMSGTMESSDINIVIGPSDSIGIEIDLQSSVEKQFGKQIKKVIEDTIKENGISNAQVKAVDKGAIDYVIKSRTETALYRALDKIYNWGE, from the coding sequence ATGGAAATAAAAAAAACAGGTATGTCAGGAACTATGGAATCCAGCGATATTAATATTGTTATTGGTCCATCGGATAGTATAGGAATTGAAATTGACCTGCAAAGCTCAGTAGAGAAGCAATTTGGGAAACAAATTAAAAAGGTAATTGAGGATACAATTAAGGAAAATGGTATAAGTAATGCACAAGTAAAAGCTGTTGATAAAGGTGCCATTGACTATGTTATTAAATCAAGGACAGAAACTGCCCTTTATAGAGCATTAGACAAAATTTATAATTGGGGAGAGTGA
- a CDS encoding citrate:proton symporter yields the protein MLTILSWAMIIVFMILIMRKKLTPFSALILIPLIFTAIGSFLGLYADKVTELNEIANPTLIDQILIIGDWSVEGIKSTSITAVMLLFAILYFAIMLNAGLFDPVTKKMIQFAKGDPVRIIFATAVVAAAVSLNGDGTTTTLIVCTAFIPIYKKLGMKLMNLGVVTILMNTIMNLLPWGGPTARVISVLGVDEQSILRALVPGMIVSIVFMLGVAVYLGLKERKRIGIQTLTRADIEELTSVKDPDELALRRPKKIWINLILTLALLAMLIFGTFPSVFLFLVGTALALVINYDKLKDQKNRIQDNAGDAVQVVILVLGAGIFMGLFTGSGMADALALSLARVIPTSFGRYWGLIVAVLSAPGTFFLSNDAFYYGVLPVLAEAGAQYGFTTLELGVASLLGQAYHLLSPLVAFIYLLLNLTGLDMGEWQKESAKWATGIFIIFIAIAAITGSVPLFK from the coding sequence ATGCTAACCATTTTATCTTGGGCAATGATCATAGTTTTCATGATATTAATCATGAGAAAAAAGCTTACACCATTTTCAGCATTAATATTAATTCCTCTAATATTTACTGCAATAGGCTCATTTTTAGGTCTATATGCAGATAAGGTTACAGAATTAAATGAAATTGCCAATCCTACTCTGATTGACCAGATTCTAATCATAGGAGATTGGTCAGTAGAAGGTATTAAAAGTACATCTATAACAGCAGTAATGCTATTATTTGCGATTCTTTATTTTGCAATAATGCTAAATGCAGGTTTATTTGATCCTGTAACTAAAAAAATGATTCAATTTGCTAAAGGAGATCCTGTAAGAATTATATTTGCAACAGCTGTAGTTGCAGCAGCTGTATCACTAAATGGTGATGGAACAACTACTACCTTAATCGTTTGTACAGCTTTTATACCTATCTATAAAAAGCTTGGTATGAAGTTAATGAATCTTGGTGTTGTAACTATTCTTATGAATACTATAATGAATTTGCTTCCATGGGGTGGCCCTACTGCTCGTGTTATATCCGTTTTGGGGGTCGACGAGCAATCCATACTTCGTGCTTTAGTACCTGGTATGATAGTTTCAATTGTATTTATGCTTGGAGTTGCTGTTTACTTAGGTTTAAAGGAAAGAAAAAGAATCGGAATTCAAACATTAACAAGAGCTGATATAGAAGAGTTAACAAGCGTAAAGGACCCAGATGAACTTGCATTAAGACGTCCCAAGAAGATTTGGATTAATTTAATATTAACATTAGCTTTACTAGCTATGCTAATATTTGGAACATTTCCATCTGTATTCCTATTCTTAGTAGGTACTGCATTAGCTCTAGTTATAAATTACGATAAATTAAAAGATCAAAAGAACCGTATTCAGGATAATGCAGGAGATGCAGTACAGGTTGTAATTTTAGTACTTGGCGCGGGAATATTCATGGGACTATTCACAGGATCAGGTATGGCAGATGCACTTGCATTAAGTTTAGCAAGGGTTATTCCAACAAGCTTCGGCAGATATTGGGGATTGATAGTTGCTGTCCTTTCAGCACCAGGTACATTCTTCTTATCAAATGATGCATTCTACTATGGAGTACTTCCTGTACTAGCAGAAGCAGGTGCCCAATATGGATTTACGACCTTAGAACTTGGAGTTGCATCACTATTAGGTCAGGCATATCACTTACTAAGTCCATTAGTAGCTTTCATTTATCTACTGCTTAATTTAACTGGTCTGGATATGGGAGAATGGCAGAAGGAATCAGCAAAGTGGGCAACAGGAATATTTATAATATTTATTGCAATAGCTGCGATTACAGGTTCTGTACCTTTGTTTAAATAA
- a CDS encoding anaerobic nitric oxide reductase flavorubredoxin gives MTFKLTDKVKWVGKIDWELRTFHGEEYSTHRGSSYNSYLIRDKKTVLIDTVWTPFAKEYVEKLKNEIDLNEIDYIIAQHSEPDHSGALPLLMKEIPNTPIYCTANGAKIIKGHYHEDWNFVEVKTGDTLEIGDSTLTFVEARMLHWPDSMMTYMSGENILFSNDAFGQHYASELMYNDLVDQGELYQECIKYYANILTPFSTLVTKKIEEVLSFNLPLNMIATSHGVIWRDNPAQIVENYMKWANSYQENQVTIVYDTMWNCTRHMAEAIAEGIRTVDKEVTIKLYNAAKTDKNDIITELFKSKAFLFGSSTVNKSIMHATAGILEMIRGIGFKNKKTAAFGSYGWSGESVAILEEKLKAAKLELVQDGLKVLWDPDKDAIQECVQFGKSFAERL, from the coding sequence ATGACTTTTAAATTAACTGACAAAGTAAAATGGGTAGGAAAGATTGACTGGGAATTACGAACTTTCCATGGTGAGGAATATTCAACTCATAGAGGTTCATCTTATAATTCCTATTTAATCAGAGATAAGAAGACAGTTTTAATCGATACAGTATGGACACCATTTGCTAAAGAATACGTGGAAAAATTAAAAAATGAAATAGACTTAAATGAAATAGACTATATAATTGCACAACATAGTGAGCCCGATCATAGTGGAGCTCTTCCATTGTTGATGAAGGAGATACCAAATACTCCTATCTATTGTACAGCTAATGGAGCTAAGATAATAAAAGGCCATTATCACGAAGATTGGAACTTTGTAGAAGTTAAGACAGGAGATACATTAGAAATTGGTGATTCTACTTTAACATTTGTAGAAGCTAGAATGCTTCACTGGCCAGATAGCATGATGACATATATGAGTGGCGAAAACATATTATTCAGTAACGATGCCTTTGGTCAACATTATGCTTCAGAATTAATGTATAATGACCTAGTAGATCAAGGTGAATTATATCAAGAATGTATAAAATATTATGCAAATATACTTACACCTTTCAGTACACTAGTAACTAAGAAGATTGAAGAAGTACTTAGTTTTAACCTTCCTTTAAATATGATAGCTACTTCACATGGAGTTATTTGGAGAGATAATCCAGCTCAAATAGTTGAAAACTATATGAAATGGGCTAATAGTTATCAAGAAAATCAAGTAACAATAGTTTATGATACAATGTGGAATTGTACTAGACATATGGCAGAAGCCATTGCTGAAGGAATAAGAACAGTTGATAAAGAAGTGACTATAAAACTATATAATGCTGCTAAGACGGATAAGAATGACATTATAACTGAGTTATTTAAATCAAAGGCATTTTTATTTGGTAGCTCCACAGTAAATAAGAGCATTATGCATGCTACAGCAGGTATACTTGAAATGATAAGAGGAATTGGCTTTAAGAATAAAAAGACAGCTGCTTTCGGTTCCTATGGATGGTCTGGTGAATCGGTAGCAATATTAGAAGAAAAACTTAAGGCTGCTAAATTAGAATTAGTTCAGGATGGACTAAAGGTTCTATGGGATCCAGACAAAGATGCAATTCAGGAATGTGTACAGTTTGGTAAGAGCTTTGCAGAAAGATTATAA
- a CDS encoding hemerythrin domain-containing protein: protein MEAIKIMIDEHENVRRMLKVIRKICYKVLTNGEYDIEDFPRIIDFVRIYTDKLHHGKEEDILFKTMEKELERLAKSGAIKGMYIEHDNGRLYMANLEKGVLSFKEGSDEARLDIIANAICYADLLDRHIEKENTAMYTFAERMLTETSKEFIERESKKIDEQATEAGTQEKYLNLLTELEKKYC, encoded by the coding sequence TTGGAAGCAATAAAAATTATGATAGATGAACACGAGAATGTTCGACGAATGTTAAAAGTAATTAGAAAGATATGTTATAAGGTGTTAACCAATGGGGAATATGATATAGAAGACTTTCCTAGGATTATAGACTTTGTAAGAATTTATACTGATAAACTTCATCATGGCAAGGAGGAGGATATACTATTTAAAACTATGGAAAAAGAGCTTGAGAGATTAGCTAAATCAGGTGCTATAAAAGGGATGTATATAGAGCATGATAATGGACGTTTATATATGGCTAATCTTGAGAAGGGAGTTTTGAGTTTTAAGGAAGGAAGCGATGAAGCAAGACTTGATATTATAGCCAATGCAATTTGCTATGCAGATTTATTAGACAGACATATTGAAAAAGAAAATACTGCAATGTACACTTTCGCAGAAAGAATGTTAACGGAAACAAGCAAAGAATTCATTGAAAGAGAAAGTAAGAAAATTGATGAACAGGCAACTGAAGCTGGTACACAAGAGAAGTATCTTAACCTTTTAACTGAGCTAGAGAAAAAGTATTGCTAA
- a CDS encoding Crp/Fnr family transcriptional regulator, which translates to MSCGENCGHHSDKNCIEIVPIFNNLTFDEMMEVASITTAKDYDKGEFIYTQGDIGEKLYVIHKGRVKISRISSNGKEQVIRVIGPGEFLGELSLFSPLPMADNAEVLEKTSLCIIEGHKLKKIINKYPTIAFKVMEEMSQRLERAENLIEDINLHSVETRLAQGLLKMANDKNEVVLNMTKGDFASQLGMSQETLSRKLTLFQEQGIIKQIGNRKIVLLSLDELEII; encoded by the coding sequence ATGAGCTGTGGTGAAAACTGTGGTCATCATTCAGATAAGAATTGTATAGAAATTGTTCCGATATTTAATAATTTAACCTTTGATGAGATGATGGAAGTTGCCTCCATTACCACTGCTAAGGACTATGACAAAGGTGAGTTTATCTATACTCAAGGTGATATTGGAGAAAAGCTTTATGTGATACATAAAGGTAGAGTGAAGATATCTAGAATAAGTTCCAATGGAAAAGAGCAAGTTATTAGAGTGATTGGTCCTGGGGAATTTTTGGGAGAGCTTTCATTGTTTAGTCCATTGCCTATGGCTGATAATGCAGAAGTACTAGAAAAAACAAGTCTATGTATTATTGAAGGACATAAGCTTAAGAAAATAATTAATAAATATCCTACCATTGCATTTAAAGTAATGGAAGAGATGAGCCAAAGATTAGAAAGAGCTGAAAATTTAATTGAGGATATCAATTTGCATTCTGTAGAAACTCGATTAGCACAAGGATTATTAAAAATGGCAAATGACAAAAATGAAGTCGTTTTAAATATGACCAAGGGCGATTTTGCATCTCAATTAGGCATGAGCCAAGAGACTTTAAGTAGAAAGCTTACTTTATTTCAAGAGCAAGGTATAATTAAACAAATTGGGAATAGAAAAATAGTATTACTAAGTTTGGATGAGTTGGAAATAATATAA
- a CDS encoding dihydroorotase: MELLIKGTRIVDESQDFLGDLYIKDGKIKDFGKDLDYKCDVFSGEGLILMPAFIDLHAHFRDPGYTHKEDLFTGSLAALKGGYTFVNLMGNTNPICSSMDVVNYVLDKSKDLNLIDVHQCVSVTKDFDGKTLDHLDTLDNRIKIITDDGKGINTNIVMYNAMVKAKEKGLILMVHSEDEDLTPIDYRVSENIITIRDIYLSKVTQCWLHLTHVSTKESIKAIRAAKENGHKHLTCDVTPHHIALWDSNYKVNPPIREREDVEVIIDAIADGTVDAIGTDHAPHTKEDKEKGSPGLVGLETSFSICYTSLVKAGHIDLKKLSKVMSANPADILKINKGRIRIGCDADLVLVDIDKKIVVDSNEFESKGRNTPFDGREFYGEVQHTIKGGEIKY, from the coding sequence ATGGAGCTTCTAATAAAAGGAACTAGAATTGTAGATGAGAGTCAGGACTTTTTAGGGGATTTGTATATAAAGGATGGAAAGATTAAAGATTTTGGTAAGGATTTAGACTATAAATGTGATGTATTTAGTGGTGAAGGTCTAATTTTAATGCCTGCATTTATAGATTTACATGCTCATTTTAGAGATCCAGGGTATACCCATAAGGAGGATTTGTTTACTGGTAGCCTTGCTGCTCTTAAAGGTGGATATACCTTCGTGAACTTAATGGGAAATACAAACCCTATTTGTTCTAGCATGGATGTAGTAAACTATGTCTTAGATAAATCTAAGGATTTAAATTTAATAGACGTACATCAATGCGTATCAGTAACTAAGGACTTCGATGGTAAAACACTGGATCATCTGGATACATTAGATAATAGGATTAAAATAATTACTGATGATGGCAAAGGCATAAATACAAATATTGTCATGTATAATGCCATGGTTAAGGCGAAGGAAAAAGGTCTTATATTAATGGTCCATTCAGAAGATGAAGATTTAACTCCTATAGACTATAGGGTTTCGGAAAATATAATAACCATAAGAGACATATATCTATCTAAGGTAACTCAATGTTGGCTCCATTTAACTCATGTAAGCACTAAGGAGTCAATAAAGGCTATTAGAGCAGCTAAAGAAAATGGGCATAAACATCTAACCTGTGACGTAACACCTCATCATATAGCTCTTTGGGACTCAAATTACAAGGTCAATCCTCCAATAAGAGAAAGGGAAGATGTAGAAGTGATTATTGATGCTATAGCAGACGGGACAGTAGACGCAATAGGAACAGACCATGCACCTCATACTAAGGAAGATAAGGAAAAGGGTAGCCCTGGCCTTGTTGGACTAGAAACATCATTTTCAATATGCTATACATCATTAGTTAAAGCAGGACACATTGATTTAAAGAAGCTTTCTAAAGTAATGTCAGCTAATCCAGCAGATATACTCAAAATAAATAAAGGTAGAATAAGGATAGGCTGTGATGCTGATTTAGTCTTAGTTGATATAGATAAGAAAATTGTTGTAGATTCAAATGAATTTGAATCTAAAGGAAGAAACACTCCATTTGATGGAAGAGAATTTTACGGAGAGGTTCAACATACAATTAAAGGTGGAGAAATCAAATACTAA
- a CDS encoding aspartate carbamoyltransferase regulatory subunit, with protein MLNITSISKGLVIDHIKPGLGLKIFKYLKLDEADFTVALIINAISEKHGRKDIIKIENKIDIDLAMLGFLDPNITVNIIEDEVIIDKINLTLPDTVENIIECKNPRCITAEERDITHKFVLINRDKGLYKCQYCDQIYS; from the coding sequence ATGTTAAATATAACTAGTATATCAAAAGGATTAGTCATTGATCATATAAAGCCAGGTTTAGGACTAAAGATATTTAAGTATTTAAAATTAGATGAAGCTGATTTTACAGTAGCATTAATCATCAATGCTATTAGTGAAAAACATGGGCGTAAAGACATAATTAAAATAGAAAACAAAATAGATATTGACTTAGCTATGCTTGGATTTTTGGATCCAAATATTACAGTAAATATTATCGAAGATGAAGTAATAATAGATAAAATAAATTTAACATTACCTGATACAGTAGAAAATATTATAGAATGTAAGAACCCTAGGTGTATAACTGCAGAAGAAAGAGATATTACTCATAAGTTTGTATTAATAAATAGGGATAAAGGCCTATATAAATGCCAGTATTGCGATCAAATATATTCCTAG